The genomic region ACGCTTCCACCCAGAAAGCgtcttctccatcttctccaaaataggattccaaatcgaGACTGTCTTAAAAGTAGTTACCAATGGcatccccaaatatttcataggcaaaCTACCCACTCTACAATGAAGAACATTAGCCAAAGCATTTAGATTATTCACCTTCCTAACAGGGACAATCTCGCTTTTCCctacattgaccttcaaacccatAAACGCCTGAAAACAAGACAACACCAACCTTATGGACAGCAGCTGTTCCCTAGAGGCATGACAAAATAAGATAGTGTCATCAGCAAATAACAGATGGGAAATACTCACCCCAGCAGAGTTTACAGCTCCCACATGAAAACCCCGAATAAGATTACACTCCTCTGTCTTCTTCAAGAGTCTACTTAAAACCTTcattatcaaaagaaataacAGCGAAGATAGAgggtccccttgtctcaacccaCGAGAGCTTACAAAAACACCTTTAGGGGAACCATTTACTAGGATTGAAAAACAGACAGATGAAACGCATGCCTTAATCTATCCCCTCCATTTCGACCCAAAACCCATCTGgcccaacaaataaaacaaggcCTCCCAATTTACATGGTCATAAGCTTTTTCAATATCTAGCTTGCAAGCCACACCTGGAATTCTACTCTTCAACCTGCTATCTAGGCATTCATTTGCAATAAGCACGGAATCTAGAATCTGCCTTCTGCCAACAAACGAATTTTGAGTCTCAGAAATGAGATAATCCGAAACCACCCTCAACCTATTAGCCAACACCTTGGACAGTAGCTTATACACACTACCCACCAAACTGATGGGGGTGAAAGTCTTTAATGTTAACGGCATTACACTTCTTAGGAATTAAGTGAGGAACGAAGTATTCAAAGACCATTCAAACATAGAGTGGCGAtgaaaattgtcaaaaaaatccATTACATCATTTTCCACGACACTCCAACATTTTTGAAAGAAAGCCATGGTGAAGCCATTAGGACCAGGGGCTTTGTCACCCTCCATCTCTCTTAATACCTGGATGACTTCCTCCTTCATGAACTCCTTCTCTAAGGATAACCGCTCATCCTCTTCAATACAAGCAAAATCTAACCCATCCATAGAAGGACACCCCACCTCAGTTTCCTTATACAACCCTTGATAAAAGAGGAATATCTGAGAGAGCACATCAAGCTCATCCTAATAAAGAACACCATCCACCTCAATCCTTTTAATTTGAGTAGCATTTCTATGAGAGTTTGCTAATCTATGAAAAAGCCGAGTATTATTATCTCCCTCTTTCACAAACAAGGCCCGAGACTTTTGCCTCCAAGAAGTCTCCTTTGAGTTGAATGCGTTGAATCTGATCCTCATTTGAAAGACCCACTAGCTCCTCTCTCGCATCTAACCCCATCAGCTCAATTAGCTTGTTCTTCTTTCTAAAAGCCAAATCAACAAACTCCTCCCTGTTCTACTTTTTTAAGTCTGCTTTCAAAGCCTTCAATTTTTGAGCCAAGATGAAACTTGGAGAGCCCTCAAAACTATATCCATCCCACCATTGCTTTACTCTATCAACAAAGTTCTCATCTTTcaaccacatgttctcaaaTTTAAAGGCACTTTAGTGGCGTTGAACAACACCAGCTTCCAACAGAAGAAGGCAGTGGTCTGAAAGAACACGAGGTAGCACCCGTTGGGATACATTCTCAAAGTGCTCCTCCCAATCAAGAGAAACCAAAGCCCTGTCGATTCTTGACATAGAGGGAAGACCAAAATCTCTAAACCAAGTGAAGGAGGTCCCCTCTAAAGGTAAATCAACTAAAGAATTATTCTCTATAAAATCCGAGAATGCGAACATAGCAGGGCTGAAAGACTCACAACCAAGCCTCTCACTTGGGtacctaataatattaaaatcacCTACTAGACACCAAGCCATGGGCCACCTAGTGCACACCTGAGATAACTCCCCCCACAAAGTAGGCCGCTGTCCATTGTCATTAGGGCCATACACACCTGTACAAGCCCAAACAAAGTCATCCACCACTCCTCTTAATAATACACTTACAGAAAACTGTCCAGCAATAACGTCCAACTTCTCAAAAACCCTCTTATCCCAAATCAGCAAGACCCTACCCGAAGACTGCACAGCATCCAACACAGTCCAATCAATGAAAGGACTACCCCATAAACACACACCGTCAATAGACGATACTTTCATTTCTTGAAAACATACAATATCGCACTTCCACTCTTTTAGAAAATTCTTACACATCTCTCTCTTTCGGGGATTGTTAAGCCCCCTTACATTCCAAGAAAGTAGTCGTAGAGTCATTTAAAACTATGAACAACCCCCAAGTTAATCCGATGAACTATTTAAATATCAAAGACTTTGTTATTAATACTAGGTAGTTCTGTTTCTGAAGAACttttaaaatcacaattttttattattgaggATGGGTGGTTccacatttttctttattgaatcCAAAACTTTTGAGTTTTCCGTTGAGGAAGGgggttcttttttctctttatggATCTTTAAGAGAGGCCATTCTTCTATGCGCTATCTTTCTGGGGAAGGAGAGTGCAAACCGTTTTTTGTTCCATTTGGAGGAATTATATTCAAAGCAATCACTTGGTAATTAT from Castanea sativa cultivar Marrone di Chiusa Pesio chromosome 11, ASM4071231v1 harbors:
- the LOC142616063 gene encoding uncharacterized protein LOC142616063, with the protein product MGLDAREELVGLSNEDQIQRIQLKGDFLEAKVSGLDELDVLSQIFLFYQGLYKETEVGCPSMDGLDFACIEEDERLSLEKEFMKEEVIQVLREMEGDKAPGPNGFTMAFFQKCWSVVENDVMDFFDNFHRHSILVGSVYKLLSKVLANRLRVVSDYLISETQNSFVGRRQILDSVLIANECLDSRLKSRIPGVACKLDIEKAYDHVLSRLLKKTEECNLIRGFHVGAVNSAGAFMGLKVNVGKSEIVPVRKVNNLNALANVLHCRVGSLPMKYLGMPLVTTFKTVSIWNPILEKMEKTLSGWKLGEGTRIRFWHDNWIGDATLKDLYPELYGNRREILYRRLKRDGKFDTRSSYLAIWDASNFLFPWKGIWKPKIPKRVAFFLWYTTHGRILTLDNLMLKGHPLANRCCMCCCDGKLVNHLLLHCPVTHSL